In one Hemitrygon akajei chromosome 3, sHemAka1.3, whole genome shotgun sequence genomic region, the following are encoded:
- the LOC140724022 gene encoding G-protein coupled receptor 55-like produces the protein MCNFSNTTEFETVKTFQFVVHIPTFIVGLVVNSAALGIICFRLKNWTENVIYMTNLIFSDILLLFSLPFKLHAYRTGERWSLGSVFCQFVESLYFVNTYGTILLIMLISLDRYIAIKHPFKARMLRSPKKAAIACTVLWICVWSASIPNYLPKFSPNDGRCFVGFSKFWQDLKIPLSMLAIFVIAAAVVIFCSVQIIRTLERADEVRDDLDTKISRKIISSNLVTFLLCFTPYHLALLLYLLVRNCYIAKDYQASLRVFLQISQCLAATNCSLDAMYYFVMIKEFWKSKKKSPEETLSTNTS, from the coding sequence ATGTGCAATTTCAGCAACACGACAGAGTTTGAAACTGTGAAGACATTCCAGTTCGTGGTGCATATCCCAACGTTCATCGTGGGACTGGTTGTCAATTCAGCAGCACTCGGGATAATATGcttcagattaaagaattggacgGAGAATGTGATCTACATGACCAATTTGATATTTTCTGATATCCTGTTGCTTTTCTCTCTGCCTTTCAAATTACACGCCTACCGGACGGGAGAGCGCTGGAGTCTCGGTTCAGTCTTCTGTCAGTTTGTGGAGTCCCTCTACTTTGTCAACACCTACGGGACCATCCTATTAATCATGCTGATATCTCTGGATCGTTACATTGCTATCAAGCACCCCTTTAAGGCGAGGATGCTCAGATCTCCAAAGAAAGCAGCaattgcctgcactgttctgtggaTCTGTGTCTGGTCTGCAAGTATTCCAAATTACTTGCCAAAATTTTCACCGAATGATGGAAGGTGTTTCGTGGGTTTCTCCAAATTTTGGCAAGATCTCAAAATTCCTCTGAGCATGCTCGCTATATTTGTCATTGCTGCAGCTGTTGTGATTTTCTGCAGTGTTCAAATTATAAGAACATTGGAAAGAGCAGATGAAGTGAGAGACGACCTTGACACCAAGATATCAAGGAAAATAATCTCTTCCAATCTGGTCACCTTCCTCCTCTGCTTCACTCCGTATCATCTAGCCTTGTTACTGTACTTATTGGTACGAAATTGTTACATTGCAAAGGATTACCAGGCATCTTTGCGCGTATTTCTCCAGATCAGTCAGTGTTTGGCGGCAACAAACTGTTCCCTTGATGCTATGTATTACTTTGTAATGATCAAAGAGTTCTGGAAGTCGAAAAAGAAGAGCCCGGAGGAAACATTGTCAACCAATACTAGTTAA
- the LOC140724587 gene encoding lysophosphatidic acid receptor 6-like, which yields MESNSTIFFVNTLFASTYGLTVAVGLPLNSFSLWVFCKRLKLQTAPVIYLTNLAISDLLFILSLPFRIHYFITTQWLFGNFICTLSETIFSVNFYTSTLFITLISIDRYLAIVHPFQSNFLRSPKVAGVACAVVWFIIILMSFPIAFQYHQKDQINSTICYEGYPAETWKSAVKLILLITMLVFAMPFVIIIICFFAVVRVMFRIRKEDQTFKRYKIVPLFLLNIGVFTVCFLPFNVTLVLYGLYKIGHFSMKGMYLLHAITVCLASISSCVDPIIYHLTSMAFKIDAMKKEKVTVNPMDLIKTGTQANKESIVLDTTQSKTSWPNDICNSPM from the coding sequence ATGGAGTCAAACAGTACAATCTTCTTTGTGAATACTCTGTTTGCGTCTACTTATGGGTTGACGGTGGCAGTTGGATTACCTCTAAACAGCTTTTCGCTATGGGTGTTCTGCAAAAGATTGAAACTACAAACTGCTCCTGTAATTTATTTGACTAATCTGGCAATATCAGATCTGCTCTTCATTCTGTCATTACCTTTCAGAATACATTACTTTATAACTACTCAATGGCTTTTTGGAAATTTTATTTGCACTCTATCTGAAACAATATTTTCAGTGAATTTTTATACAAGTACTTTATTTATTACATTAATAAGTATTGATCGCTATCTAGCTATAGTTcatcctttccagtcaaattttcTTAGAAGTCCGAAAGTGGCCGGTGTTGCCTGTGCCGTGGTTTGGTTTATTATCATTTTGATGAGTTTTCCAATTGCTTTTCAATATCATCAAAAGGATCAAATAAACAGTACAATATGTTATGAAGGATATCCAGCTGAAACTTGGAAATCTGCTGTTAAACTCATATTACTGATAACAATGCTTGTATTTGCGATGCCTTTTGTAATAATTATCATTTGCTTCTTTGCTGTTGTCAGAGTTATGTTCCGAATCAGAAAAGAAGATCAGACATTTAAAAGATACAAAATTGTACCATTGTTTCTACTAAACATCGGGGTCTTCACTGTGTGCTTTTTACCTTTTAATGTTACTTTGGTATTGTATGGACTGTATAAAATAGGTCATTTCTCAATGAAAGGAATGTATCTGCTTCATGCCATTACCGTTTGCTTAGCCAGCATCAGCAGCTGTGTGGATCCCATTATTTACCATCTTACTAGCATGGCTTTCAAAATCGATGCAATGAAGAAGGAAAAGGTGACCGTCAATCCAATGGATTTGATAAAAACAGGAACTCAAGCTAACAAAGAAAGCATTGTACTAG